A single window of Gossypium arboreum isolate Shixiya-1 chromosome 13, ASM2569848v2, whole genome shotgun sequence DNA harbors:
- the LOC108462654 gene encoding agamous-like MADS-box protein AGL80 — translation MSRKKIMLAYITTDSARKTTYKKRTKGLVKKVRELTTLCGIQAFAVINSPDFGSQAEVWPSLEDARRLLSEFKKLPLSKQNNKMVNQESFLEQSLAKATQQLRKLREENRQKELKEVMFGSLSGKGILQSLNAMDLDELGRLVKQNWTDIDDMVRVLTKASGS, via the coding sequence ATGTCTAGAAAGAAAATAATGCTTGCCTACATTACCACTGATTCAGCAAGGAAAACTACCTACAAGAAAAGAACCAAGGGTCTGGTGAAGAAGGTGCGTGAACTCACTACCCTTTGTGGGATTCAAGCTTTTGCTGTTATCAACTCTCCTGATTTCGGCTCTCAAGCGGAGGTATGGCCGTCCCTCGAGGATGCCCGACGCTTGCTATCCGAGTTCAAGAAGCTGCCCCTGTCGAAACAAAACAATAAGATGGTTAACCAAGAGAGTTTCCTTGAGCAAAGCTTAGCCAAAGCTACTCAACAGCTTAGGAAACTGCGCGAGGAGAATCGCCAGAAGGAGTTGAAAGAAGTCATGTTCGGAAGCCTGAGTGGAAAAGGGATATTGCAGAGTTTGAATGCGATGGATTTGGATGAGTTGGGTCGATTGGTTAAGCAAAACTGGACGGATATTGACGATATGGTTCGTGTGCTTACTAAAGCTTCTGGTTCCTAA